From Triticum urartu cultivar G1812 chromosome 2, Tu2.1, whole genome shotgun sequence, a single genomic window includes:
- the LOC125539863 gene encoding mediator of RNA polymerase II transcription subunit 15a-like isoform X1 — protein MASTVGRTGGGGARHWLEDEAPDLRSRIRQTLTSKLARYYQPRYAPDSQEAQRFVANFEEVAFRGTNSKEDYMRNISSKLLIMEKKTSGLLERRMQLRSQLQLANTAQALQGGNPSVRPEAGMMATPGPTSQPMTPQTSGLVPNQHMVYPRNTNLQTEVEQKHPGIRTIPDQCPKFQPKGITTVGPGVSLWQMQSGANQSQSQHASRQTQTTNFVGCSPPSVSKTAGGPNSLQNHLLGQNGSSVGKQQPQLTRMNQRSSRANQQERDMQKYQMLGAQQTDISKMQPNQLGGCNNQKDTRQTNLLRSPVEASEHEPMTPPLQQIAGAQQSTLLCQNSQNTAMMGSARECDLIEGMFSQIKSWKDAYFSQFVELERRVVIPTLTEEQFLSLPAAKANEYKRKAYAKRSIRKILNFLLLEKSDVNEGLKSDFPKYKEDVQKLVAYIERGKAHNAEMNTGYQLRNCREEPQVINLTGNASSISGGKSRQQKQPADTSILPSRQTNMARTPPPHEQSNGNHLLGIASPFSSPGSLPSCSSSMLESLTPSPVANPVIAPASRCDPLIPMDVDSISAFLLHGNSAAPAPKANDSNQVTPTKPTLPASPRQADIAAGQAEVQAGGGDRTPVTEKPIDRLMAAIRSSSPAALRSSANSIWSVLSIRDTVPHGQIGTVLDGTFSQQQRGGSNTARKMKRVFNDTAAHSESLLLGSMDGSCMTFECDASDSGSSSEQNIKRLKTQNANDALLKEIKTINDTLIDTVVSISMDGIVPYDGGTTIKLSYSAVSLSPTVKSLFATSEMYLVLPVKFFVPADYPSSSPVPISDEGDEVPRRNSSTISASVDVAFRHALRGLLEPWSIEAVARAWDACVRKAVTQFAQQLGGGTVNSIFGGWERCTAA, from the exons ATGGCCTCCACCGTCGGCCGCACCGGCGGAGGCGGAGCCCGCCACTGGCTCGAGGACGAGGCGCCCGACCTCCGCTCCCGCATCCGCCAAACCCT AACGAGCAAATTGGCCCGATATTATCAGCCTAGGTATGCCCCTGATTCCCAGGAGGCCCAGAGATTTGTTGCCAACTTCGAGGAGGTGGCATTCAGGGGGACCAACAGTAAG GAAGACTACATGAGAAACATATCAAGCAAGTTGCTCATTATGGAGAAAAAAACAAGTGGACTTCTAGAACGACGAATGCAGTTACGTAGTCAATTGCAACTTGCTAATACAGCTCAAGCTTTACAGGGAGGCAATCCTTCTGTAAGGCCAGAGGCAGGGATGATGGCTACTCCAGGGCCAACTTCTCAGCCCATGACGCCTCAAACTTCAGGCCTAGTGCCCAACCAGCACATGGTTTACCCTCGCAACACAAACTTGCAGACCGAGGTTGAGCAAAAGCACCCTGGCATCAGGACAATTCCGGATCAGTGTCCAAAGTTTCAACCCAAAGGGATCACTACAGTAGGGCCAGGTGTCAGTCTGTGGCAGATGCAATCAGGAGCCAATCAGAGTCAGAGCCAACACGCGTCCAGGCAAACACAGACTACAAACTTTGTAGGTTGCAGCCCACCAAGTGTGTCAAAGACAGCTGGGGGACCAAATTCTCTGCAAAATCACCTACTTGGCCAAAATGGTAGTTCCGTTGGAAAGCAGCAGCCACAGCTGACAAGGATGAATCAGCGAAGTTCAAGAGCCAACCAACAAGAGAGGGACATGCAAAAGTACCAAATGCTTGGAGCACAACAAACTGATATCTCCAAGATGCAGCCCAATCAGCTTGGAGGATGTAATAATCAGAAGGATACCAGGCAGACAAATCTGTTACGGTCACCGGTCGAGGCATCTGAACATGAGCCTATGACTCCACCTCTACAACAGATTGCCGGTGCTCAACAAAGCACTTTGCTTTGTCAGAACTCCCAGAATACTG CTATGATGGGCAGTGCTAGAGAATGCGATCTAATTGAGGGGATGTTTTCGCAG ATCAAGTCTTGGAAGGATGCTTATTTTTCGCAGTTTGTGGAACTGGAACGTCGAGTTGTTATTCCAACACTAACAGAG GAACAATTCTTGTCACTACCTGCAGCAAAAGCTAATGAATACAAACGTAAAGCATATGCCAAGAGATCAATCAGAAAGATACTGAATTTCTTGCTGTTGGAGAAAAGTGATGTAAATGAGGGTTTGAAGTCGGACTTCCCCAAGTACAAAGAAGACGTACAGAAATTGGTGGCTTATATAGAGAGGGGTAAAGCTCACAATGCAGAGATGAATACAGGATATCAGTTGCGGAATTGTCGTGAGGAGCCTCAAGTAATTAATCTTACTGGCAATGCATCCTCAATCAGTGGTGGTAAAAG TAGACAGCAAAAGCAACCTGCAGACACAAGCATTTTGCCGTCAAGGCAAACAAATATGGCTAGAACACCACCACCTCATGAACAGAGCAATGGCAACCACTTGCTAGGAATAGCAAGTCCTTTCTCTTCACCAGGATCATTGCCGTCTTGTTCTTCCAGTATGCTCGAGTCCTTGACCCCCTCACCAGTTGCAAATCCAGTGATAGCACCAGCATCACGTTGTGATCCGCTGATCCCAATGGACGTTGACAGCATATCTGCCTTCTTGTTGCACGGCAATTCAGCAGCACCAGCACCAAAAGCAAACGATTCTAACCAAGTCACTCCTACTAAACCGACATTACCAGCCTCGCCACGTCAGGCAGACATAGCAGCTGGTCAAGCAGAGGTTCAGGCGGGAGGTGGAGACAGAACACCGGTGACTGAAAAGCCCATCGACCGCCTAATGGCTGCG ATACGATCTTCATCACCGGCAGCTCTACGCAGCTCAGCTAATTCAATTTGGTCTGTCCTCAGCATCAGGGACACTGTACCACATGGGCAAATTGGCACAGTTTTGGATGGCACATTCTCTCAGCAGCAGCGGGGTGGATCTAATACTGCGAGAAAAATGAAGCGAGTTTTCAATGATACAGCAGCACACTCTGAATCGCTACTTCTCGGAAGCATGGATGGCAGTTGCATGACATTTGAGTGTGACGCCTCAGACTCTGGATCCAGCAGCGAGCAGAACATTAAGCGGCTGAAAACACAG AATGCTAATGATGCTCTGTTGAAAGAAATTAAAACTATTAATGACACACTGATCGACACAGTGGTCAGCATATCTATGGATGGGATCGTCCCTTACGATGGCGGGACAACAATCAAACTGTCTTACAGCGCCGTGTCGCTTTCACCGACCGTGAAATCACTCTTTGCAACATCTGAAATG TACCTTGTCTTGCCCGTGAAGTTTTTCGTCCCAGCAGATTATCCGAGCAGCTCTCCGGTGCCTATCAGTGACGAAGGAGATGAGGTGCCAAG GAGGAATTCCAGCACCATCTCAGCCTCGGTAGACGTGGCATTCCGGCACGCCCTCCGTGGTCTCCTGGAACCCTGGTCGATTGAGGCGGTGGCCAGGGCATGGGATGCCTGCGTGCGAAAGGCCGTGACGCAGTTTGCACAGCAGCTCGGCGGGGGGACGGTCAACTCGATATTTGGCGGGTGGGAGAGATGCACTGCCGCATGA
- the LOC125539863 gene encoding mediator of RNA polymerase II transcription subunit 15a-like isoform X3, translated as MASTVGRTGGGGARHWLEDEAPDLRSRIRQTLTSKLARYYQPRYAPDSQEAQRFVANFEEVAFRGTNSKEDYMRNISSKLLIMEKKTSGLLERRMQLRSQLQLANTAQALQGGNPSVRPEAGMMATPGPTSQPMTPQTSGLVPNQHMVYPRNTNLQTEVEQKHPGIRTIPDQCPKFQPKGITTVGPGVSLWQMQSGANQSQSQHASRQTQTTNFVGCSPPSVSKTAGGPNSLQNHLLGQNGSSVGKQQPQLTRMNQRSSRANQQERDMQKYQMLGAQQTDISKMQPNQLGGCNNQKDTRQTNLLRSPVEASEHEPMTPPLQQIAGAQQSTLLCQNSQNTAMMGSARECDLIEGMFSQIKSWKDAYFSQFVELERRVVIPTLTEEQFLSLPAAKANEYKRKAYAKRSIRKILNFLLLEKSDVNEGLKSDFPKYKEDVQKLVAYIERGKAHNAEMNTGYQLRNCREEPQVINLTGNASSISGGKSRQQKQPADTSILPSRQTNMARTPPPHEQSNGNHFSSSMLESLTPSPVANPVIAPASRCDPLIPMDVDSISAFLLHGNSAAPAPKANDSNQVTPTKPTLPASPRQADIAAGQAEVQAGGGDRTPVTEKPIDRLMAAIRSSSPAALRSSANSIWSVLSIRDTVPHGQIGTVLDGTFSQQQRGGSNTARKMKRVFNDTAAHSESLLLGSMDGSCMTFECDASDSGSSSEQNIKRLKTQNANDALLKEIKTINDTLIDTVVSISMDGIVPYDGGTTIKLSYSAVSLSPTVKSLFATSEMYLVLPVKFFVPADYPSSSPVPISDEGDEVPRRNSSTISASVDVAFRHALRGLLEPWSIEAVARAWDACVRKAVTQFAQQLGGGTVNSIFGGWERCTAA; from the exons ATGGCCTCCACCGTCGGCCGCACCGGCGGAGGCGGAGCCCGCCACTGGCTCGAGGACGAGGCGCCCGACCTCCGCTCCCGCATCCGCCAAACCCT AACGAGCAAATTGGCCCGATATTATCAGCCTAGGTATGCCCCTGATTCCCAGGAGGCCCAGAGATTTGTTGCCAACTTCGAGGAGGTGGCATTCAGGGGGACCAACAGTAAG GAAGACTACATGAGAAACATATCAAGCAAGTTGCTCATTATGGAGAAAAAAACAAGTGGACTTCTAGAACGACGAATGCAGTTACGTAGTCAATTGCAACTTGCTAATACAGCTCAAGCTTTACAGGGAGGCAATCCTTCTGTAAGGCCAGAGGCAGGGATGATGGCTACTCCAGGGCCAACTTCTCAGCCCATGACGCCTCAAACTTCAGGCCTAGTGCCCAACCAGCACATGGTTTACCCTCGCAACACAAACTTGCAGACCGAGGTTGAGCAAAAGCACCCTGGCATCAGGACAATTCCGGATCAGTGTCCAAAGTTTCAACCCAAAGGGATCACTACAGTAGGGCCAGGTGTCAGTCTGTGGCAGATGCAATCAGGAGCCAATCAGAGTCAGAGCCAACACGCGTCCAGGCAAACACAGACTACAAACTTTGTAGGTTGCAGCCCACCAAGTGTGTCAAAGACAGCTGGGGGACCAAATTCTCTGCAAAATCACCTACTTGGCCAAAATGGTAGTTCCGTTGGAAAGCAGCAGCCACAGCTGACAAGGATGAATCAGCGAAGTTCAAGAGCCAACCAACAAGAGAGGGACATGCAAAAGTACCAAATGCTTGGAGCACAACAAACTGATATCTCCAAGATGCAGCCCAATCAGCTTGGAGGATGTAATAATCAGAAGGATACCAGGCAGACAAATCTGTTACGGTCACCGGTCGAGGCATCTGAACATGAGCCTATGACTCCACCTCTACAACAGATTGCCGGTGCTCAACAAAGCACTTTGCTTTGTCAGAACTCCCAGAATACTG CTATGATGGGCAGTGCTAGAGAATGCGATCTAATTGAGGGGATGTTTTCGCAG ATCAAGTCTTGGAAGGATGCTTATTTTTCGCAGTTTGTGGAACTGGAACGTCGAGTTGTTATTCCAACACTAACAGAG GAACAATTCTTGTCACTACCTGCAGCAAAAGCTAATGAATACAAACGTAAAGCATATGCCAAGAGATCAATCAGAAAGATACTGAATTTCTTGCTGTTGGAGAAAAGTGATGTAAATGAGGGTTTGAAGTCGGACTTCCCCAAGTACAAAGAAGACGTACAGAAATTGGTGGCTTATATAGAGAGGGGTAAAGCTCACAATGCAGAGATGAATACAGGATATCAGTTGCGGAATTGTCGTGAGGAGCCTCAAGTAATTAATCTTACTGGCAATGCATCCTCAATCAGTGGTGGTAAAAG TAGACAGCAAAAGCAACCTGCAGACACAAGCATTTTGCCGTCAAGGCAAACAAATATGGCTAGAACACCACCACCTCATGAACAGAGCAATGGCAACCACTT TTCTTCCAGTATGCTCGAGTCCTTGACCCCCTCACCAGTTGCAAATCCAGTGATAGCACCAGCATCACGTTGTGATCCGCTGATCCCAATGGACGTTGACAGCATATCTGCCTTCTTGTTGCACGGCAATTCAGCAGCACCAGCACCAAAAGCAAACGATTCTAACCAAGTCACTCCTACTAAACCGACATTACCAGCCTCGCCACGTCAGGCAGACATAGCAGCTGGTCAAGCAGAGGTTCAGGCGGGAGGTGGAGACAGAACACCGGTGACTGAAAAGCCCATCGACCGCCTAATGGCTGCG ATACGATCTTCATCACCGGCAGCTCTACGCAGCTCAGCTAATTCAATTTGGTCTGTCCTCAGCATCAGGGACACTGTACCACATGGGCAAATTGGCACAGTTTTGGATGGCACATTCTCTCAGCAGCAGCGGGGTGGATCTAATACTGCGAGAAAAATGAAGCGAGTTTTCAATGATACAGCAGCACACTCTGAATCGCTACTTCTCGGAAGCATGGATGGCAGTTGCATGACATTTGAGTGTGACGCCTCAGACTCTGGATCCAGCAGCGAGCAGAACATTAAGCGGCTGAAAACACAG AATGCTAATGATGCTCTGTTGAAAGAAATTAAAACTATTAATGACACACTGATCGACACAGTGGTCAGCATATCTATGGATGGGATCGTCCCTTACGATGGCGGGACAACAATCAAACTGTCTTACAGCGCCGTGTCGCTTTCACCGACCGTGAAATCACTCTTTGCAACATCTGAAATG TACCTTGTCTTGCCCGTGAAGTTTTTCGTCCCAGCAGATTATCCGAGCAGCTCTCCGGTGCCTATCAGTGACGAAGGAGATGAGGTGCCAAG GAGGAATTCCAGCACCATCTCAGCCTCGGTAGACGTGGCATTCCGGCACGCCCTCCGTGGTCTCCTGGAACCCTGGTCGATTGAGGCGGTGGCCAGGGCATGGGATGCCTGCGTGCGAAAGGCCGTGACGCAGTTTGCACAGCAGCTCGGCGGGGGGACGGTCAACTCGATATTTGGCGGGTGGGAGAGATGCACTGCCGCATGA
- the LOC125539863 gene encoding mediator of RNA polymerase II transcription subunit 15a-like isoform X2 — MASTVGRTGGGGARHWLEDEAPDLRSRIRQTLTSKLARYYQPRYAPDSQEAQRFVANFEEVAFRGTNSKEDYMRNISSKLLIMEKKTSGLLERRMQLRSQLQLANTAQALQGGNPSVRPEAGMMATPGPTSQPMTPQTSGLVPNQHMVYPRNTNLQTEVEQKHPGIRTIPDQCPKFQPKGITTVGPGVSLWQMQSGANQSQSQHASRQTQTTNFVGCSPPSVSKTAGGPNSLQNHLLGQNGSSVGKQQPQLTRMNQRSSRANQQERDMQKYQMLGAQQTDISKMQPNQLGGCNNQKDTRQTNLLRSPVEASEHEPMTPPLQQIAGAQQSTLLCQNSQNTAMMGSARECDLIEGMFSQIKSWKDAYFSQFVELERRVVIPTLTEEQFLSLPAAKANEYKRKAYAKRSIRKILNFLLLEKSDVNEGLKSDFPKYKEDVQKLVAYIERGKAHNAEMNTGYQLRNCREEPQVINLTGNASSISGGKRQQKQPADTSILPSRQTNMARTPPPHEQSNGNHLLGIASPFSSPGSLPSCSSSMLESLTPSPVANPVIAPASRCDPLIPMDVDSISAFLLHGNSAAPAPKANDSNQVTPTKPTLPASPRQADIAAGQAEVQAGGGDRTPVTEKPIDRLMAAIRSSSPAALRSSANSIWSVLSIRDTVPHGQIGTVLDGTFSQQQRGGSNTARKMKRVFNDTAAHSESLLLGSMDGSCMTFECDASDSGSSSEQNIKRLKTQNANDALLKEIKTINDTLIDTVVSISMDGIVPYDGGTTIKLSYSAVSLSPTVKSLFATSEMYLVLPVKFFVPADYPSSSPVPISDEGDEVPRRNSSTISASVDVAFRHALRGLLEPWSIEAVARAWDACVRKAVTQFAQQLGGGTVNSIFGGWERCTAA, encoded by the exons ATGGCCTCCACCGTCGGCCGCACCGGCGGAGGCGGAGCCCGCCACTGGCTCGAGGACGAGGCGCCCGACCTCCGCTCCCGCATCCGCCAAACCCT AACGAGCAAATTGGCCCGATATTATCAGCCTAGGTATGCCCCTGATTCCCAGGAGGCCCAGAGATTTGTTGCCAACTTCGAGGAGGTGGCATTCAGGGGGACCAACAGTAAG GAAGACTACATGAGAAACATATCAAGCAAGTTGCTCATTATGGAGAAAAAAACAAGTGGACTTCTAGAACGACGAATGCAGTTACGTAGTCAATTGCAACTTGCTAATACAGCTCAAGCTTTACAGGGAGGCAATCCTTCTGTAAGGCCAGAGGCAGGGATGATGGCTACTCCAGGGCCAACTTCTCAGCCCATGACGCCTCAAACTTCAGGCCTAGTGCCCAACCAGCACATGGTTTACCCTCGCAACACAAACTTGCAGACCGAGGTTGAGCAAAAGCACCCTGGCATCAGGACAATTCCGGATCAGTGTCCAAAGTTTCAACCCAAAGGGATCACTACAGTAGGGCCAGGTGTCAGTCTGTGGCAGATGCAATCAGGAGCCAATCAGAGTCAGAGCCAACACGCGTCCAGGCAAACACAGACTACAAACTTTGTAGGTTGCAGCCCACCAAGTGTGTCAAAGACAGCTGGGGGACCAAATTCTCTGCAAAATCACCTACTTGGCCAAAATGGTAGTTCCGTTGGAAAGCAGCAGCCACAGCTGACAAGGATGAATCAGCGAAGTTCAAGAGCCAACCAACAAGAGAGGGACATGCAAAAGTACCAAATGCTTGGAGCACAACAAACTGATATCTCCAAGATGCAGCCCAATCAGCTTGGAGGATGTAATAATCAGAAGGATACCAGGCAGACAAATCTGTTACGGTCACCGGTCGAGGCATCTGAACATGAGCCTATGACTCCACCTCTACAACAGATTGCCGGTGCTCAACAAAGCACTTTGCTTTGTCAGAACTCCCAGAATACTG CTATGATGGGCAGTGCTAGAGAATGCGATCTAATTGAGGGGATGTTTTCGCAG ATCAAGTCTTGGAAGGATGCTTATTTTTCGCAGTTTGTGGAACTGGAACGTCGAGTTGTTATTCCAACACTAACAGAG GAACAATTCTTGTCACTACCTGCAGCAAAAGCTAATGAATACAAACGTAAAGCATATGCCAAGAGATCAATCAGAAAGATACTGAATTTCTTGCTGTTGGAGAAAAGTGATGTAAATGAGGGTTTGAAGTCGGACTTCCCCAAGTACAAAGAAGACGTACAGAAATTGGTGGCTTATATAGAGAGGGGTAAAGCTCACAATGCAGAGATGAATACAGGATATCAGTTGCGGAATTGTCGTGAGGAGCCTCAAGTAATTAATCTTACTGGCAATGCATCCTCAATCAGTGGTGGTAAAAG ACAGCAAAAGCAACCTGCAGACACAAGCATTTTGCCGTCAAGGCAAACAAATATGGCTAGAACACCACCACCTCATGAACAGAGCAATGGCAACCACTTGCTAGGAATAGCAAGTCCTTTCTCTTCACCAGGATCATTGCCGTCTTGTTCTTCCAGTATGCTCGAGTCCTTGACCCCCTCACCAGTTGCAAATCCAGTGATAGCACCAGCATCACGTTGTGATCCGCTGATCCCAATGGACGTTGACAGCATATCTGCCTTCTTGTTGCACGGCAATTCAGCAGCACCAGCACCAAAAGCAAACGATTCTAACCAAGTCACTCCTACTAAACCGACATTACCAGCCTCGCCACGTCAGGCAGACATAGCAGCTGGTCAAGCAGAGGTTCAGGCGGGAGGTGGAGACAGAACACCGGTGACTGAAAAGCCCATCGACCGCCTAATGGCTGCG ATACGATCTTCATCACCGGCAGCTCTACGCAGCTCAGCTAATTCAATTTGGTCTGTCCTCAGCATCAGGGACACTGTACCACATGGGCAAATTGGCACAGTTTTGGATGGCACATTCTCTCAGCAGCAGCGGGGTGGATCTAATACTGCGAGAAAAATGAAGCGAGTTTTCAATGATACAGCAGCACACTCTGAATCGCTACTTCTCGGAAGCATGGATGGCAGTTGCATGACATTTGAGTGTGACGCCTCAGACTCTGGATCCAGCAGCGAGCAGAACATTAAGCGGCTGAAAACACAG AATGCTAATGATGCTCTGTTGAAAGAAATTAAAACTATTAATGACACACTGATCGACACAGTGGTCAGCATATCTATGGATGGGATCGTCCCTTACGATGGCGGGACAACAATCAAACTGTCTTACAGCGCCGTGTCGCTTTCACCGACCGTGAAATCACTCTTTGCAACATCTGAAATG TACCTTGTCTTGCCCGTGAAGTTTTTCGTCCCAGCAGATTATCCGAGCAGCTCTCCGGTGCCTATCAGTGACGAAGGAGATGAGGTGCCAAG GAGGAATTCCAGCACCATCTCAGCCTCGGTAGACGTGGCATTCCGGCACGCCCTCCGTGGTCTCCTGGAACCCTGGTCGATTGAGGCGGTGGCCAGGGCATGGGATGCCTGCGTGCGAAAGGCCGTGACGCAGTTTGCACAGCAGCTCGGCGGGGGGACGGTCAACTCGATATTTGGCGGGTGGGAGAGATGCACTGCCGCATGA
- the LOC125539863 gene encoding mediator of RNA polymerase II transcription subunit 15a-like isoform X4 produces the protein MASTVGRTGGGGARHWLEDEAPDLRSRIRQTLTSKLARYYQPRYAPDSQEAQRFVANFEEVAFRGTNSKEDYMRNISSKLLIMEKKTSGLLERRMQLRSQLQLANTAQALQGGNPSVRPEAGMMATPGPTSQPMTPQTSGLVPNQHMVYPRNTNLQTEVEQKHPGIRTIPDQCPKFQPKGITTVGPGVSLWQMQSGANQSQSQHASRQTQTTNFVGCSPPSVSKTAGGPNSLQNHLLGQNGSSVGKQQPQLTRMNQRSSRANQQERDMQKYQMLGAQQTDISKMQPNQLGGCNNQKDTRQTNLLRSPVEASEHEPMTPPLQQIAGAQQSTLLCQNSQNTAMMGSARECDLIEGMFSQIKSWKDAYFSQFVELERRVVIPTLTEEQFLSLPAAKANEYKRKAYAKRSIRKILNFLLLEKSDVNEGLKSDFPKYKEDVQKLVAYIERGKAHNAEMNTGYQLRNCREEPQVINLTGNASSISGGKRQQKQPADTSILPSRQTNMARTPPPHEQSNGNHFSSSMLESLTPSPVANPVIAPASRCDPLIPMDVDSISAFLLHGNSAAPAPKANDSNQVTPTKPTLPASPRQADIAAGQAEVQAGGGDRTPVTEKPIDRLMAAIRSSSPAALRSSANSIWSVLSIRDTVPHGQIGTVLDGTFSQQQRGGSNTARKMKRVFNDTAAHSESLLLGSMDGSCMTFECDASDSGSSSEQNIKRLKTQNANDALLKEIKTINDTLIDTVVSISMDGIVPYDGGTTIKLSYSAVSLSPTVKSLFATSEMYLVLPVKFFVPADYPSSSPVPISDEGDEVPRRNSSTISASVDVAFRHALRGLLEPWSIEAVARAWDACVRKAVTQFAQQLGGGTVNSIFGGWERCTAA, from the exons ATGGCCTCCACCGTCGGCCGCACCGGCGGAGGCGGAGCCCGCCACTGGCTCGAGGACGAGGCGCCCGACCTCCGCTCCCGCATCCGCCAAACCCT AACGAGCAAATTGGCCCGATATTATCAGCCTAGGTATGCCCCTGATTCCCAGGAGGCCCAGAGATTTGTTGCCAACTTCGAGGAGGTGGCATTCAGGGGGACCAACAGTAAG GAAGACTACATGAGAAACATATCAAGCAAGTTGCTCATTATGGAGAAAAAAACAAGTGGACTTCTAGAACGACGAATGCAGTTACGTAGTCAATTGCAACTTGCTAATACAGCTCAAGCTTTACAGGGAGGCAATCCTTCTGTAAGGCCAGAGGCAGGGATGATGGCTACTCCAGGGCCAACTTCTCAGCCCATGACGCCTCAAACTTCAGGCCTAGTGCCCAACCAGCACATGGTTTACCCTCGCAACACAAACTTGCAGACCGAGGTTGAGCAAAAGCACCCTGGCATCAGGACAATTCCGGATCAGTGTCCAAAGTTTCAACCCAAAGGGATCACTACAGTAGGGCCAGGTGTCAGTCTGTGGCAGATGCAATCAGGAGCCAATCAGAGTCAGAGCCAACACGCGTCCAGGCAAACACAGACTACAAACTTTGTAGGTTGCAGCCCACCAAGTGTGTCAAAGACAGCTGGGGGACCAAATTCTCTGCAAAATCACCTACTTGGCCAAAATGGTAGTTCCGTTGGAAAGCAGCAGCCACAGCTGACAAGGATGAATCAGCGAAGTTCAAGAGCCAACCAACAAGAGAGGGACATGCAAAAGTACCAAATGCTTGGAGCACAACAAACTGATATCTCCAAGATGCAGCCCAATCAGCTTGGAGGATGTAATAATCAGAAGGATACCAGGCAGACAAATCTGTTACGGTCACCGGTCGAGGCATCTGAACATGAGCCTATGACTCCACCTCTACAACAGATTGCCGGTGCTCAACAAAGCACTTTGCTTTGTCAGAACTCCCAGAATACTG CTATGATGGGCAGTGCTAGAGAATGCGATCTAATTGAGGGGATGTTTTCGCAG ATCAAGTCTTGGAAGGATGCTTATTTTTCGCAGTTTGTGGAACTGGAACGTCGAGTTGTTATTCCAACACTAACAGAG GAACAATTCTTGTCACTACCTGCAGCAAAAGCTAATGAATACAAACGTAAAGCATATGCCAAGAGATCAATCAGAAAGATACTGAATTTCTTGCTGTTGGAGAAAAGTGATGTAAATGAGGGTTTGAAGTCGGACTTCCCCAAGTACAAAGAAGACGTACAGAAATTGGTGGCTTATATAGAGAGGGGTAAAGCTCACAATGCAGAGATGAATACAGGATATCAGTTGCGGAATTGTCGTGAGGAGCCTCAAGTAATTAATCTTACTGGCAATGCATCCTCAATCAGTGGTGGTAAAAG ACAGCAAAAGCAACCTGCAGACACAAGCATTTTGCCGTCAAGGCAAACAAATATGGCTAGAACACCACCACCTCATGAACAGAGCAATGGCAACCACTT TTCTTCCAGTATGCTCGAGTCCTTGACCCCCTCACCAGTTGCAAATCCAGTGATAGCACCAGCATCACGTTGTGATCCGCTGATCCCAATGGACGTTGACAGCATATCTGCCTTCTTGTTGCACGGCAATTCAGCAGCACCAGCACCAAAAGCAAACGATTCTAACCAAGTCACTCCTACTAAACCGACATTACCAGCCTCGCCACGTCAGGCAGACATAGCAGCTGGTCAAGCAGAGGTTCAGGCGGGAGGTGGAGACAGAACACCGGTGACTGAAAAGCCCATCGACCGCCTAATGGCTGCG ATACGATCTTCATCACCGGCAGCTCTACGCAGCTCAGCTAATTCAATTTGGTCTGTCCTCAGCATCAGGGACACTGTACCACATGGGCAAATTGGCACAGTTTTGGATGGCACATTCTCTCAGCAGCAGCGGGGTGGATCTAATACTGCGAGAAAAATGAAGCGAGTTTTCAATGATACAGCAGCACACTCTGAATCGCTACTTCTCGGAAGCATGGATGGCAGTTGCATGACATTTGAGTGTGACGCCTCAGACTCTGGATCCAGCAGCGAGCAGAACATTAAGCGGCTGAAAACACAG AATGCTAATGATGCTCTGTTGAAAGAAATTAAAACTATTAATGACACACTGATCGACACAGTGGTCAGCATATCTATGGATGGGATCGTCCCTTACGATGGCGGGACAACAATCAAACTGTCTTACAGCGCCGTGTCGCTTTCACCGACCGTGAAATCACTCTTTGCAACATCTGAAATG TACCTTGTCTTGCCCGTGAAGTTTTTCGTCCCAGCAGATTATCCGAGCAGCTCTCCGGTGCCTATCAGTGACGAAGGAGATGAGGTGCCAAG GAGGAATTCCAGCACCATCTCAGCCTCGGTAGACGTGGCATTCCGGCACGCCCTCCGTGGTCTCCTGGAACCCTGGTCGATTGAGGCGGTGGCCAGGGCATGGGATGCCTGCGTGCGAAAGGCCGTGACGCAGTTTGCACAGCAGCTCGGCGGGGGGACGGTCAACTCGATATTTGGCGGGTGGGAGAGATGCACTGCCGCATGA